In the Solibacillus sp. FSL R7-0668 genome, one interval contains:
- a CDS encoding ribbon-helix-helix domain-containing protein, whose protein sequence is MFVIRGLNGQALFETGEENLGDESIFATYAEAKTALDNLEQSLPPGIFKVVALRCERCNGENDVAIIHVNDEPKAFCMDCRVQVFAKKNPVGRPAMGVTKKVSVTLNENDWEWLDEKAEGNRSAFIRDVIWKALGSEAEWSNNACLGYAIKGLENLNYSPEEIEKIVRAISLTFDMTSVPEAKNIYENSRY, encoded by the coding sequence ATGTTTGTGATTCGTGGATTAAATGGTCAAGCGTTATTTGAAACAGGGGAAGAAAATTTGGGTGACGAATCGATTTTTGCGACATATGCTGAAGCAAAAACGGCACTAGATAATTTGGAGCAAAGTTTACCACCAGGTATTTTTAAGGTTGTAGCGTTACGCTGTGAGCGTTGTAATGGTGAAAATGATGTAGCGATCATTCATGTGAATGATGAGCCTAAAGCGTTTTGTATGGATTGTCGTGTGCAAGTTTTTGCGAAAAAAAATCCTGTTGGTCGTCCAGCAATGGGCGTGACGAAAAAAGTGTCAGTCACATTAAATGAAAACGATTGGGAATGGTTAGACGAAAAAGCAGAGGGGAATCGTTCTGCTTTCATTCGGGATGTCATTTGGAAAGCTCTTGGCAGCGAAGCAGAATGGAGTAATAATGCATGTCTAGGCTATGCAATTAAAGGCTTAGAGAATTTGAATTACAGCCCTGAAGAAATCGAAAAAATTGTTCGAGCAATTTCTTTAACTTTTGATATGACGAGTGTTCCTGAAGCGAAGAATATATACGAAAATTCACGATATTAA